Part of the Aureitalea marina genome, GGTCATGAATGTGACTGTCGTTGACCATCTCCAAATGACCTTGAGATTTCAGGTAGATCGTGACCATTGCTATTACAGTAATGGCGCTTACCATCATTCCTGCAAATACATACCATCCAAATAGTGTGGAGAACCAGTGAGGATCAAAGCTCATGATCCAGTCCCAGGACATCATGGATTCTGTAACGATAAAGAATACCAGGAATCCAGCGGATAGTTTGAAATTCTTTTTAAACCAGGTGTTATCCTCTGCATTGTCATTGTGTAGCAGATACTTTCTGGATAGGAATCGATATAGGTTCCATCCAAGCAAGTAGATCACCGCACGGATCAGGAAGAAAGTAGTATTGAGAAAACCACTTTTCCCGGCTATGAGTTTGTCATAATGGTCACTTTCCGGGTCGATCAGTTCTGGGTCCATCCAGTGGAAGATGTGATTGACGTGGAAAGTAGACAACAGCAACAAAACCACAATAATAACCGAGGCAACCGGCAAATAAGCTGTAATTCCCTCCATGACACGAAACAGTACTGGAGACCAACCGGCCTGGGAAGCATGTTGAATGGCATAAAATGCCAGAGTCCCTAACGCAATCATGAAAAAGAAGAATGATGCCACATATAGGGCAGACCATGGCCGGTTCTGCATCTGATGCAAGGTGTGCTCTAGATGCTCGGCCTCGCTGCCGTGACCACCTTCGCCATGATTGGTTCCATGGGCCTCGCTGGAGACTCCGTGTCCACCGGCTTCACCGTGATCTGCAGTTTCTCCATGGCCATCGCCATGAGCAGCCTGCATGGCCGCAACCTCATCGGTATTTGCGGGAACGCTCATGAAACCAGCACCGATACCAATGGCACCCAATACCATAAATACCAGGGCAAAAAGTTTGACTTTGTTCGATAGTGTATACATATCCTTAACTCTTCTCTGTGGTTCTAGTGGTTGTTGTCTTCGTGTTCTTCATCGTGTGGCTCCTCACCTTCCTCGCCCTCAGTATCATTGCTCGGCAAATAAGACAAGGCTTCGGCTACATCGGCCATAGGAACTCGTTCCGGCTCTCCCAACAGGGCAGCCTTAAGATTCATGACGTGATGTGTGATCTGCCAACGCTCTTCTTCAGATGTCTGAGAAGCGTAGGATCCCATGGAATTCAGACCGTACATCTGGACGTGATATACACCTCCGTCTGTGATCTTCCGTCCCGGATCGGCATAACTCGGAATACCAAGGAAAACCTCATTCTTCATGAGTATACCTTGTCCGTCTCCTTTATCCCCGTGGCAAACTCCACAATAAATATCGTATAACTCTTTTCCTTTGGCCAGATTCTCTTCGGTCACAGGAAGCGGGTTCATCAATTCGTCCTTGGCCAGTTCCAGATCGGCAGTTGTGTTCTTGTAATCGTACGGTTGCCATCCTCTTGGGATACTCCCTTCTGCAGGTAGCATGGCGGCCTGGTCATTCGGGAAGATGCCGTATTCTCCGTAGGTCTCATAGCC contains:
- a CDS encoding c-type cytochrome translates to MKNISLAIAAIASLTLVSCFDTAKPNYQYMPNMYEPVGYETYGEYGIFPNDQAAMLPAEGSIPRGWQPYDYKNTTADLELAKDELMNPLPVTEENLAKGKELYDIYCGVCHGDKGDGQGILMKNEVFLGIPSYADPGRKITDGGVYHVQMYGLNSMGSYASQTSEEERWQITHHVMNLKAALLGEPERVPMADVAEALSYLPSNDTEGEEGEEPHDEEHEDNNH
- a CDS encoding quinol:cytochrome C oxidoreductase; translated protein: MYTLSNKVKLFALVFMVLGAIGIGAGFMSVPANTDEVAAMQAAHGDGHGETADHGEAGGHGVSSEAHGTNHGEGGHGSEAEHLEHTLHQMQNRPWSALYVASFFFFMIALGTLAFYAIQHASQAGWSPVLFRVMEGITAYLPVASVIIVVLLLLSTFHVNHIFHWMDPELIDPESDHYDKLIAGKSGFLNTTFFLIRAVIYLLGWNLYRFLSRKYLLHNDNAEDNTWFKKNFKLSAGFLVFFIVTESMMSWDWIMSFDPHWFSTLFGWYVFAGMMVSAITVIAMVTIYLKSQGHLEMVNDSHIHDLAKFMFGFSIFWTYLWFSQFMLIWYSNIPEEVTYFVTRIEDYNLPFFGMVALNFIFPVLMLMNSDFKRVNWFVIMTGIVILIGHYVDVFNMVMPATVGTSWGIGLPEIGAVMFFLGLFVYVVFTALSKAPLVVKRHPLLKESEVFHY